Proteins encoded in a region of the Oncorhynchus clarkii lewisi isolate Uvic-CL-2024 chromosome 18, UVic_Ocla_1.0, whole genome shotgun sequence genome:
- the LOC139373493 gene encoding ubiquitin carboxyl-terminal hydrolase MINDY-1-like → MADSGTEIVGGDLLSVVKDDCSLTAISEEGGHAPGSSVAKESHKAEPLDREDSTKVPSVKNPILEAEGSDKHSGTALTPAVMSENGTTEDAQSTPQSQTLTEVNGESSEAMFGRSDENSQSATSDSPSFSIRSLEFFEGNTGNDEPLSSYSALGDEGRSPSAEVPGLVSDVLAAAATGGATAAPEPMTPAYYFVKWITWKEKKTPIITQSENGPCPLLAIMNTLFLRWKAKLPAQTEVVTTEDLMAHLGECVLSIKPREKAEGMELNFQQNMSDAMAVLPKLSTGLDVNVRFTGVSDFEYTPECIAFDLLDIPLYHGWLVDPQSPEMVAAVGKLSYNQLVEKIIGYKHSEDSSRVSEGLVAEQFLECTATQLSYHGLCELNTKVKEGELSVFFRNNHFSTMIKHKGHLYLLVTDQGFLQEEGLVWESLHNVEGDGNFCNSDFRLCHPPQRSVLVTQPDSLTPQQQQRQIDQDYLVAMSLQQQQQGVAPGPLSDLDLARRLQEEEYQKQQQQQQGPSQAPAQQVRRQLAAKPGGQRRREKKDDSDCAIL, encoded by the exons ATGGCGGATTCTGGCACTGAGATAGTCGGAGGAGATCTCCTGAGCGTTGTCAAAGATGACTGCTCTCTGACAGCCATTTCTGAGGAGGGTGGCCATGCACCAGGGTCCTCTGTGGCTAAAGAAAGCCACAAAGCAGAGCCCTTGGACCGTGAAGATTCCACCAAAGTCCCATCAGTCAAGAACCCAATTTTGGAAGCAGAAGGTTCTGACAAACACAGTGGAACCGCACTCACGCCAGCAGTCATGTCTGAAAACGGCACAACAGAAGACGCTCAATCCACCCCGCAGAGCCAAACTCTGACCGAAGTGAACGGGGAGAGCTCAGAGGCCATGTTTGGAAGGTCGGACGAGAATAGCCAGTCGGCTACAAGcgactctccctccttctccatccGCAGCCTGGAGTTCTTCGAGGGCAACACCGGGAATGACGAGCCATTGTCGTCCTACTCTGCCCTGGGCGACGAGGGCCGCTCCCCCTCTGCTGAAGTCCCCGGCCTGGTCAGTGACGTCCTGGCTGCCGCAGCCACGGGAGGGGCCACCGCCGCCCCAGAGCCCATGACGCCGGCCTACTACTTTGTGAAATGGATCACCTGGAAGGAGAAGAAGACACCCATCATCACGCAGAGTGAGAACGGGCCCTGTCCCCTGCTGGCCATCATGAACACCCTGTTTCTGCGCTGGAAG GCCAAGCTACCCGCCCAGACAGAAGTAGTCACCACAGAGGACCTGATGGCTCACCTTG GAGAGTGCGTATTGTCCATCAAACCCAGGGAGAAGGCTGAGGGAATGGAGCTCAACTTTCAGCAG AACATGAGCGATGCCATGGCAGTTCTGCCAAAGCTATCCACGGGCCTTGACGTCAACGTGCGCTTCACAGGCGTGTCGGACTTTGAGTACACACCAGAGTGTATCGCCTTTGACCTGCTGGATATCCCGCTCTACCATGGCTGGCTGGTGGACCCTCAG AGCCCTGAGATGGTGGCAGCGGTGGGAAAGCTAAGCTACAACCAGCTGGTAGAGAAGATCATCGGCTACAAGCATTCGGAAGACAGCAGCCGTGTCAGTGAAG GTTTGGTGGCAGAGCAGTTTCTCGAGTGCACAGCGACCCAGCTATCGTACCACGGACTTTGTGAGCTCAACACTAAAGTCAAGGAGGGCGAGCTGTCCGTATTCTTCAGAAACAACCACTTTAGCACCATGATAAAGCAcaag GGCCACCTGTACCTGCTGGTGACAGACCAGGGCTTCCTGCAGGAGGAGGGGCTAGTGTGGGAGAGCCTACACAACGTGGAGGGCGACGGCAACTTCTGCAACTCAGACTTCCGCCTGTGCCACCCGCCCCAGAGGAGCGTCCTCGTGACACAGCCCGACAGTCTCACgccccagcagcagcagagacagatCGACCAG GACTACCTAGTGGCCATGtctctgcagcagcagcagcagggggtGGCCCCGGGGCCCCTCAGTGACCTGGACCTGGCCAGACGGCTGCAGGAGGAGGAGTaccagaagcagcagcagcagcaacaaggTCCCTCCCAGGCCCCAGCACAGCAG GTGAGACGTCAACTGGCAGCCAAGCCGGGAGGTCAGAGGAGACGGGAGAAAAAGGATGATTCCGACTGTGCCATATTATAG
- the LOC139373495 gene encoding phosphatidylinositol 4-kinase beta-like, whose product MAEMEVAISPAQIETLHLSPSLSSTSTFSCPSSPGSSSSSSSCSDCSSDCPNQHQSSSSPRSSSPRSSSPSGCSSGSDGMRGCSPPLDIISEDAMELDLVIDPEVALKACQEVLQNVKLLKVEEEPELLEKCSPQRRLPNGTVYLEPFDTGSIKEEEEQHDPLQQIPLPCPLSQQPCDTGSIKEEEESDALRHIPCDTGSIKEEDEEEEEKRDPPRQITPTCPQSQQQNGDQSSAAAKQSLLLRLFESKLFDVSMAISYLYKSKEPGVQAYIGNRLFSFSDDDVDFHLPQLLNMYVHMDEDMGDAIRPYVVHRCRQSIAFSLQTAWLLGAYSSDMHISTQRHSRGTKLRKLILSDELKPHSASKGVDPAGAAAASPGLRDGARIHQRHAVELSPAPDSQIIPADAYLSPSKRTHQRSKSDATHCTSLATSLKRTASNPKVERGYDEPLRLTPQREFIKSLMGIGKRLATLPTKEQKTKQLTSELLVLNHKLPARVWLPTAAFDHHVVRVPHTQAVVLNSKDKAPYIIYVEVLECGSFETSAIPVRIHETRIRSARSADNLLPECVGITAEQRAGSFSTVPNYDNDDEAWAVDDIGELQVELPEGHTSSSDNISQFSVDSITSTESKEPIFIAAGDIRRRLSENLAHTPTTFRKDPEDPSAVALKEPWQEKVRRIREGSPYGHLPNWRLLSVIVKCGDDLRQELLAFQVLSQLQSIWEQERVPLWIKPYKILVMSSDSGMIEPVLNAVSLHQVRKQSQLSLLDYFLQEHGSYTTEAFLTAQRNFVESCAGYSLICYLLQVKDRHNGNILLDSEGHIIHIDFGFILSSSPRNLGFETSAFKLTSEFVDVMGGLDGDMFNYYKVLMLQGLIAARKHMEKVVQIVEIMQQGSHLPCFHGSSTIRYLKERFHMSLTEEQLQVLVEQMVDGSMRSITTKLYDGFQYFTNGIM is encoded by the exons ATGGCTGAAATGGAAGTGGCTATCTCTCCTGCCCAGATCGAGACACTTCATCTCAGCCCCTCGCTGTCCTCCACCTCTACATTTTCCTGCCCTTCCTCACCTggatcctcttcttcctcatcctcctgctCGGACTGCTCCTCGGACTGCCCCAACCAGCACCAGTCCTCTTCCAGTCCCAGAAGCTCCAGTCCCAGAAGCTCCAGCCCCAGTGGCTGCAGCAGCGGCAGCGATGGCATGCGGGGCTGCAGCCCTCCTTTGGACATCATATCTGAGGACGCTATGGAGCTGGACCTGGTCATCGACCCTGAAGTGGCCCTGAAGGCTTGCCAGGAGGTCCTGCAGAATGTCAAACTTCTGAAGGTTGAGGAAGAACCAGAGTTGTTGGAAAAGTGCAGCCCGCAAAGGCGGCTGCCCAATGGAACAGTATACTTGGAGCCTTTCGACACGGGTTCGATTAAAGAGGAGGAAGAACAGCATGATCCTCTACAACAAATACCGCTACCATGTCCTCTGTCACAACAGCCTTGTGACACAGGTTCCATTAAAGAGGAGGAAGAAAGTGATGCTCTTCGACATATTCCTTGTGACACTGGTTCGAttaaagaggaggatgaagaggaggaagaaaagcGTGATCCTCCCCGACAAATTACTCCCACATGCCCTCAGTcgcaacaacagaatggtgaccAGTCCTCCGCAGCAGCCAAGCAGTCCTTGCTTTTACGGTTATTTGAGTCTAAGCTCTTCGACGTCTCCATGGCCATCTCCTACCTGTACAAGTCCAAAGAGCCTGGCGTCCAGGCCTACATTGGCAACCGCCTCTTCAGCTTCTCTGACGACGACGTGGACTTCCACCTACCCCAGCTGCTCAACATGTACGTCCACATGGACGAGGATATGGGCGACGCCATCCGGCCCTACGTGGTGCACCGCTGCCGCCAGAGCATTGCCTTCTCCCTGCAGACGGCATGGCTGCTCGGCGCCTACTCCTCCGACATGCACATCTCTACCCAGCGCCACTCGCGCGGCACCAAGCTGCGCAAGCTAATCCTCTCCGACGAACTAAAGCCCCACTCGGCTTCTAAAGGTGTAGATCCAGCTGGTGCTGCAGCCGCCAGCCCTGGGCTGCGGGACGGTGCTCGGATTCACCAGCGGCACGCCGTGGAGCTGTCCCCGGCTCCCGACAGCCAAATCATCCCTGCCGATGCCTACCTCTCGCCTTCCAAGCGGACACACCAGCGGTCCAAGTCGGACGCCACGCATTGCACGAGCCTGGCGACTAGCCTCAAGAGAACAGCCAGCAACCCCAAGGTGGAAAGGGGCTACGATGAG cCGCTGCGCCTGACGCCACAGAGGGAGTTCATCAAGTCTCTGATGGGCATCGGCAAGCGGCTGGCCACGCTGCCCACCAAGGAGCAGAAGACCAAGCAGCTCACCTCAGAGCTGTTAGTGCTCAACCACAAGCTGCCCGCCCGCGTCTGGCTGCCCACTGCAGCCTTCGACCATCACGTGGTGCGCGTGCCCCACACACAGGCCGTGGTGCTCAACTCCAAAGACAAG GCCCCGTACATCATCTATGTGGAGGTGCTGGAGTGCGGGAGTTTCGAGACGTCTGCCATTCCCGTGCGCATTCATGAGACGCGCATCCGCAGTGCCCGCTCTGCGGACAACCTCCTCCCAGAGTGCGTTGGCATCACAGCCGAGCAGCGCGCCGGCAGCTTCTCCACCGTGCCCAACTACGACAACGACGACGAGGCCTGGGCCGTGGACGACATCGGCGAGCTGCAAGTGGAG CTCCCAGAAGGCCACACCAGTAGCAGCGACAACATCTCCCAGTTCTCTGTGGACAGCATCACTAGCACGGAGAGCAAGGAGCCCATCTTCATCGCCGCCGGCGACATCAG GCGACGTCTGTCAGAGAACCTGGCCCACACCCCCACCACGTTCCGGAAAGATCCGGAGGACCCGTCCGCTGTGGCGCTCAAGGAGCCCTGGCAGGAGAAAGTCAG gcGGATAAGGGAGGGCTCTCCTTACGGTCACCTGCCAAACTGGCGGCTGCTGTCGGTCATCGTGAAGTGTGGGGACGACCTGAGGCAGGAGCTACTGGCCTTCCAGGTGCTCAGCCAGCTGCAG TCCATCTGGGAGCAGGAGCGCGTCCCCCTGTGGATCAAGCCCTATAAAATCCTGGTGATGTCATCGGACAGCGGGATGATTGAGCCCGTGCTGAACGCTGTCTCTCTGCACCAG GTGAGGAAGCAGAGCCAGCTGTCTCTGCTGGATTACTTCCTGCAGGAGCACGGCAGCTATACCACCGAGGCATTCCTCACCGCCCAGCGCAACTTTGTGGAGAGCTGCGCCGGCTACAGCCTCATCTGCTACCTGCTGCAGGTCAAAGACAG ACACAATGGCAACATCCTCCTGGACTCTGAGGGCCACATCATCCACATTGACTTTGGTTTCATCCTGTCCAGCTCACCCAGAAACCTGGGCTTTGAGACCTCTGCTTTTAAGCTCACCAGCGAATTTGTGGAT GTGATGGGAGGCCTGGATGGAGACATGTTCAACTACTACAAGGTGCTGATGCTCCAGGGCCTGATAGCTGCTCGCAAACACATGGAGAAGGTGGTCCAAATAGTGGAGATCATGCAGCAAG gCTCTCACCTGCCCTGCTTCCATGGCTCCAGCACCATCCGCTACCTGAAGGAACGTTTCCACATGAGCCTGACGGAGGAGCAGCTACAGGTGCTGGTGGAGCAGATGGTGGATGGCTCCATGCGTTCCATCACCACCAAGCTTTACGACGGCTTCCAGTACTTCACCAACGGTATCATGTGA